In the genome of Nitrospirota bacterium, one region contains:
- the dsrA gene encoding dissimilatory-type sulfite reductase subunit alpha has protein sequence MSKDGKTPMLDELEKGAWPSFVKEIKKAAVRSNAAKDLLNILERSYRDKVTHWKHGGIVGVLGYGGGVIGRYCDLPEEYPGVAHFHTVRINQPAGFYYTSAALRELMDIWDKYGSGLTNFHGSTGDLVLLGTQTDKLEAIFAETTAKGWDLGGSGSCLRTPSCCAGMSRCEFANIDTMEICDVLTHKFQDELHRPAFPYKFKIKVAGCANDCVAAIARADMSIIGTWRDSIRIDQAEVKNCSSKMNIQTEVVDMCPTKCMNFEGDTLKINGKDCNRCMHCINLMPKALRPGKEKGATIMLGGKAPIVTGALMSWVIVPFMKLEKPYDNLEDLIRKLWEWWDEHGKNRERIGELVDRMGMRSMLESTGLPPVAQMVKAPRSNPYVFWSAEDVK, from the coding sequence ATGAGCAAAGATGGTAAGACACCGATGCTTGACGAACTGGAAAAGGGCGCATGGCCCAGTTTCGTGAAAGAAATCAAGAAGGCTGCCGTGAGGAGTAATGCGGCGAAAGATCTGCTCAACATCCTTGAGCGATCGTATCGGGATAAGGTTACCCACTGGAAGCACGGCGGGATCGTGGGCGTGCTTGGTTACGGCGGCGGCGTTATCGGCCGCTACTGCGACCTGCCCGAAGAATACCCGGGCGTCGCACACTTTCACACCGTCCGTATCAATCAGCCCGCGGGTTTCTACTATACGTCCGCCGCGCTCCGTGAACTGATGGACATATGGGACAAGTATGGAAGCGGCTTGACCAACTTCCACGGTTCCACGGGAGACCTGGTCCTCCTCGGCACCCAGACCGACAAGCTCGAGGCCATCTTTGCTGAAACAACGGCAAAGGGCTGGGACCTCGGCGGGTCCGGTTCCTGCCTCCGCACCCCGAGCTGCTGTGCGGGTATGTCACGCTGCGAATTTGCGAACATCGACACGATGGAAATCTGCGATGTGCTCACCCATAAGTTCCAGGACGAGCTTCATCGTCCCGCGTTCCCCTACAAGTTCAAGATCAAGGTGGCCGGGTGCGCCAACGACTGCGTCGCTGCGATCGCCCGCGCCGACATGTCCATCATCGGCACCTGGAGAGACTCCATCCGGATCGATCAGGCCGAGGTGAAGAATTGTTCTTCCAAAATGAACATTCAGACCGAGGTCGTTGACATGTGCCCGACCAAGTGCATGAACTTCGAAGGCGACACGCTCAAGATCAACGGCAAGGATTGCAACCGCTGCATGCACTGCATCAACCTGATGCCGAAGGCGCTGCGTCCTGGCAAGGAAAAAGGCGCCACGATCATGCTGGGCGGCAAGGCCCCGATCGTGACCGGCGCTCTCATGAGCTGGGTCATCGTTCCCTTCATGAAGCTCGAAAAACCCTATGATAACCTGGAAGACCTCATCCGCAAGCTGTGGGAGTGGTGGGATGAGCACGGCAAGAACCGCGAGCGTATCGGCGAGCTCGTCGACCGCATGGGCATGAGGTCCATGCTCGAATCAACCGGTCTGCCGCCCGTGGCGCAGATGGTGAAAGCCCCCAGGTCGAACCCGTACGTATTCTGGTCCGCGGAAG
- a CDS encoding OsmC family protein → MVEAKVTLLNDMQFTGTASSGHTLIMDADDGSGGHNTGFRPMELLLVGFGGCSGMDVISILRKKRQLVSGLEINIKGEKSDTAPKIYKEVHIEYVVKGKGVEKAAVERAVNLSLEKYCSVGATLAKAGTITHSYRIVD, encoded by the coding sequence ATGGTCGAAGCAAAAGTAACCTTACTGAACGATATGCAGTTTACGGGAACAGCATCGTCAGGCCATACTCTGATCATGGACGCTGACGATGGATCAGGCGGTCACAACACCGGGTTCAGACCCATGGAACTTCTGCTCGTGGGCTTCGGCGGCTGCTCGGGCATGGATGTTATCTCCATCCTCCGGAAGAAGCGGCAGCTGGTCTCCGGTCTCGAGATCAATATCAAAGGAGAAAAGTCAGACACGGCTCCGAAGATCTACAAAGAAGTCCACATTGAATATGTGGTAAAAGGCAAAGGCGTGGAAAAAGCGGCCGTGGAGCGCGCCGTCAATCTCTCGCTGGAAAAGTATTGTTCGGTAGGCGCTACACTTGCCAAGGCCGGAACGATCACGCACAGTTACCGGATCGTGGACTAA
- a CDS encoding LysE family transporter, with protein sequence METTFFLKGLIIGFVIAAPVGPIGVLCARRTLMFGRRAGFFSGMGAATADAIYGFVAAFGLTLVSDFLVGHNVFLRLVGGSLLCILGVKSLVASPASNRDYPASFKKFAGMYSSTFFLTLTNPMTIFSFAAVFAGFGLAGVKGSLFSSGALIVGVFLGSALWWVFLVVLFSIFRRRFHSHELRWVNFISGGIIIASGILALLSLEW encoded by the coding sequence ATGGAAACGACTTTTTTTCTCAAAGGGCTCATCATCGGTTTCGTCATCGCGGCCCCGGTCGGCCCCATCGGCGTTCTCTGCGCGCGCCGCACGCTCATGTTCGGCAGGAGGGCCGGGTTCTTTTCCGGCATGGGCGCGGCGACGGCCGATGCCATCTATGGGTTCGTGGCTGCCTTCGGCCTGACGCTCGTGTCGGACTTTCTCGTCGGCCACAATGTGTTCCTCAGGCTCGTGGGCGGCTCGCTCTTGTGCATTCTGGGCGTCAAGTCGCTGGTCGCGTCGCCGGCCTCGAATCGCGATTACCCCGCGTCCTTCAAAAAATTCGCGGGTATGTACTCATCCACTTTTTTTCTGACTTTGACCAACCCCATGACCATCTTCTCCTTTGCCGCCGTCTTTGCCGGATTCGGGCTTGCCGGAGTCAAGGGGAGCCTCTTTTCATCCGGCGCCCTTATAGTCGGCGTCTTCCTCGGATCTGCGCTTTGGTGGGTGTTCCTGGTGGTCCTCTTCAGCATTTTCCGCAGACGGTTCCACTCCCATGAACTTCGCTGGGTGAACTTCATCTCCGGCGGCATCATCATCGCCTCAGGTATCCTTGCCCTTCTGAGCCTGGAGTGGTGA
- the cysE gene encoding serine O-acetyltransferase, producing MRETFQKIKRDFNAALSMDPAATSRIEVFLTYAGFHALLFHRFAHWMSKKRVPFVPRAMSQFARFITGIEIHPGATIGSGLFIDHGMGVVIGETTEIGDNVTLFQGVTLGGTGKQRGKRHPTIGSHVVVGAGSKVLGPIKIGDYVKIGANSVVLQDVPDHSTVVGIPGRIVRIKDERVADEALMDHIHIPDPIADKLIELQVQIDTLKKELDMIKNRK from the coding sequence ATGCGCGAGACCTTTCAAAAAATAAAGAGAGACTTTAACGCGGCGCTCTCGATGGACCCTGCCGCGACGAGCAGGATCGAGGTGTTCCTTACCTATGCCGGGTTCCATGCGCTCCTGTTCCACCGGTTCGCTCACTGGATGAGCAAAAAGCGGGTTCCCTTTGTTCCGCGGGCGATGTCGCAGTTCGCGCGGTTCATCACCGGCATCGAGATCCACCCCGGCGCGACGATCGGATCTGGCCTGTTCATAGACCACGGCATGGGTGTGGTGATCGGCGAGACCACCGAGATCGGCGACAATGTCACGCTGTTTCAGGGCGTGACCCTCGGCGGGACGGGCAAGCAGAGAGGCAAGCGTCATCCCACGATCGGCAGCCACGTGGTCGTGGGGGCGGGCTCCAAGGTGCTTGGTCCCATCAAGATCGGGGATTACGTCAAGATCGGCGCGAACTCGGTCGTGCTCCAGGATGTGCCGGACCATTCAACGGTGGTCGGGATACCGGGGAGAATTGTCAGGATCAAGGATGAGCGCGTGGCCGACGAGGCGTTGATGGACCACATCCATATTCCCGATCCGATCGCGGACAAACTTATCGAACTGCAGGTTCAGATCGACACGTTGAAGAAGGAATTGGATATGATAAAAAACAGGAAGTGA